A window of the Pyrinomonadaceae bacterium genome harbors these coding sequences:
- a CDS encoding SDR family oxidoreductase has protein sequence MALSGIALVTGGAGFVGSHIATALVDAGARVRVVDDLSTGYLKNLRHIESKIDFIEGSVGDAATLGRALSDVELVFHEAAIPSVPRSVDRPVESHDASVNATFALLLAARDQKVRRLVYAASSSAYGDQPELPKHEEMRPAPLSPYAVGKLVGEYYAQVFTNVYGLETVSLRYFNVFGPRQDPGSQYSGVISRFMNALENGEQPVIYGDGGQSRDFTFVSNVVDANLRAAESPDAVGKVMNVANGRQVTLNELLEIMKSVTGKSAAAARYEPVRVGDVRHSLADISLARALLGYEPKVGLEEGLRLTFDWWQKSGGQ, from the coding sequence ATGGCGCTCTCCGGAATTGCTCTAGTCACTGGCGGCGCGGGCTTCGTGGGCTCACACATCGCCACGGCGCTCGTTGACGCTGGCGCTCGCGTTCGCGTTGTCGACGACCTGTCGACGGGTTACCTCAAGAACCTTCGGCACATTGAATCCAAAATTGATTTTATCGAGGGAAGCGTTGGCGACGCGGCCACATTGGGGCGCGCGCTAAGCGATGTAGAGTTGGTTTTTCACGAGGCTGCTATCCCCTCCGTGCCACGGTCCGTGGATCGGCCGGTTGAATCTCATGATGCCTCGGTCAATGCCACGTTCGCACTGTTGCTGGCAGCCCGCGACCAGAAAGTTCGGCGGTTAGTGTACGCGGCTTCCAGCTCGGCTTACGGCGATCAACCTGAGCTTCCGAAACACGAAGAAATGAGGCCCGCGCCGCTTTCGCCCTACGCGGTCGGAAAACTGGTAGGCGAGTATTACGCCCAGGTCTTCACCAACGTCTACGGTCTCGAAACCGTTTCGCTGCGGTACTTCAATGTCTTTGGACCGCGTCAGGATCCCGGCTCACAGTATTCCGGCGTCATTTCGCGTTTCATGAATGCGCTGGAGAACGGAGAGCAGCCGGTGATTTATGGCGACGGGGGACAGTCACGCGACTTCACCTTTGTATCGAACGTGGTCGATGCGAATTTGCGCGCGGCTGAATCGCCCGACGCCGTCGGTAAGGTGATGAATGTCGCTAACGGCCGGCAGGTAACGCTAAACGAACTGCTTGAGATAATGAAGAGTGTCACCGGCAAGTCGGCCGCGGCGGCCCGCTATGAACCAGTCCGCGTCGGAGATGTGCGACACAGTCTCGCGGACATCTCGCTCGCGCGCGCATTGCTCGGATATGAGCCGAAGGTCGGACTCGAAGAAGGTCTGCGCCTGACGTTTGATTGGTGGCAGAAAAGCGGTGGTCAATAA
- a CDS encoding UDP-glucose/GDP-mannose dehydrogenase family protein, with translation MHIAVIGSGYVGLVTGACFAEFGVDVACVDIDADKVARLNRGEAPIYEPGLEQLIQKNLQAGRLRFTTDLHSAVEPASVVFLAVGTPPQADGSADLSFVNTAAIDVARNIGSYKVVVMKSTVPVGTGKRLTELIKKNLPAPVPFSVVSNPEFLREGAAISDFMRPDRVVIGSGDAQATEVMRELYRPLYLIETPFVITSVEGAELTKYAANAFLATKISFINEIANLCEKVGCDVHDVARAIGMDRRIGSKFLHPGPGFGGSCFPKDTRALSVIGREYDSPTRIVETVVEVNERQRQAMFPKIEKLVGGVKGKRIVVLGLSFKPETDDMRDAPSVDIIRALVEAGATVVAYDPVAQHEAEKLLPDIEYANDEYAAATGADALVFLTEWNQFRALDMERIHGLMRTANIADLRNIYEPADLRALGFKYAGVGR, from the coding sequence ATGCACATCGCTGTAATTGGCTCTGGTTACGTAGGGCTTGTAACCGGAGCGTGTTTCGCAGAATTTGGCGTTGACGTCGCGTGCGTTGACATAGATGCCGACAAAGTCGCCCGGCTAAATCGCGGCGAAGCCCCCATCTACGAACCAGGCCTCGAGCAACTAATCCAAAAAAATCTTCAGGCGGGACGGCTAAGATTCACCACAGACCTTCATTCAGCCGTCGAGCCTGCTTCCGTTGTCTTTCTTGCGGTCGGCACGCCACCACAGGCCGATGGCTCGGCGGATCTCAGCTTCGTCAATACTGCCGCCATCGACGTCGCCCGAAACATTGGCAGCTACAAAGTGGTTGTGATGAAATCCACTGTCCCGGTGGGGACTGGCAAGCGACTGACGGAACTAATTAAGAAAAATCTGCCGGCGCCGGTACCCTTCAGCGTCGTTTCCAATCCAGAGTTCTTGCGAGAAGGCGCCGCGATCAGCGACTTTATGCGCCCCGATCGAGTAGTGATCGGGAGCGGCGACGCGCAAGCGACCGAGGTGATGCGGGAACTCTACCGGCCGCTCTATTTAATCGAAACGCCGTTCGTGATCACCTCTGTCGAAGGCGCTGAGCTAACTAAGTACGCTGCGAATGCCTTTCTTGCTACGAAGATTTCGTTCATAAATGAAATCGCCAACCTGTGCGAGAAAGTGGGTTGTGACGTTCACGACGTGGCCCGCGCTATTGGTATGGATCGGCGTATTGGCAGCAAGTTCTTGCACCCCGGTCCAGGCTTCGGTGGCTCTTGTTTTCCGAAAGACACGCGTGCGTTGTCGGTAATCGGAAGGGAATACGACTCGCCTACGCGAATCGTCGAGACGGTGGTAGAAGTCAACGAGCGACAGCGGCAAGCCATGTTTCCGAAGATCGAAAAGCTGGTTGGCGGTGTGAAGGGTAAGCGAATTGTTGTCCTGGGCCTGAGCTTCAAGCCGGAGACTGACGACATGCGTGACGCTCCCTCGGTTGATATCATCCGCGCTTTGGTGGAAGCCGGGGCAACAGTAGTAGCGTACGACCCGGTCGCCCAACACGAGGCAGAAAAACTGCTGCCGGATATTGAGTACGCGAATGATGAGTACGCCGCTGCTACGGGCGCTGACGCTCTCGTGTTTCTCACCGAATGGAACCAATTTCGCGCGCTGGACATGGAGCGTATTCACGGCCTGATGAGGACCGCCAACATCGCCGATCTTCGAAATATTTATGAGCCTGCCGATCTGCGCGCGCTCGGATTCAAATACGCAGGAGTTGGACGCTAA
- the coaBC gene encoding bifunctional phosphopantothenoylcysteine decarboxylase/phosphopantothenate--cysteine ligase CoaBC, whose amino-acid sequence MDSDPIDGKYRVALGVTGGIAAYKAIEVLRGLQRAGCEVRVAMTRHACEFIQPLTFRSLSGAYVLVDDYAPDNPDPIAHITFSQTVDLLIVAPATANTLAKFANGVADDFLTSTYLACTAPVLVAPAMNTTMLEHPATQRNLEKLRADGVRIIEPDEGEMACGTIGPGRLSEPDRIVSVALDMLKASTHAADLAGERILITAGATREPIDPVRFISNRSSGRMGYAIAKAAHARGAEVTVVSGVTSVAAPGGVKLIETTAAKEMHSAVMERAGDATIFIAAAAVADYASIDPSTQKLKKSADTLELKLQRTPDILREVAQARRNGQLIIGFAAETENLLENAWEKLVSKDLDAIVANDVSKAGGGFDSADNAIAILFRDRPDTVELPLMPKEEAAHRILDEVVKMRNNQSNARTAAAQKE is encoded by the coding sequence ATGGATAGCGATCCGATTGACGGCAAGTACCGCGTGGCGCTCGGCGTAACTGGCGGAATAGCCGCTTACAAGGCGATTGAGGTCCTCCGGGGCCTTCAACGCGCCGGTTGCGAGGTACGGGTGGCCATGACCAGGCACGCTTGCGAGTTCATTCAGCCTCTCACCTTTCGTTCGCTTTCCGGTGCTTACGTCCTGGTTGACGACTATGCGCCGGATAATCCGGATCCGATTGCGCACATCACTTTCTCTCAAACCGTAGATTTGCTGATCGTGGCGCCGGCAACAGCCAACACCCTGGCGAAGTTCGCCAACGGCGTAGCCGACGACTTCCTGACGTCCACATACCTGGCTTGCACCGCGCCGGTTCTGGTGGCGCCGGCGATGAACACCACAATGTTGGAGCATCCCGCCACGCAGCGAAACCTCGAAAAGCTCCGTGCTGACGGAGTCCGGATTATTGAGCCGGATGAGGGCGAGATGGCCTGCGGCACGATCGGCCCAGGACGTCTAAGCGAACCGGACAGGATCGTGTCGGTGGCGTTGGACATGCTCAAGGCGTCAACGCACGCGGCCGATTTGGCCGGGGAGCGGATCCTAATCACGGCCGGTGCCACCCGCGAACCAATCGACCCGGTGCGCTTTATTTCAAATCGATCGTCCGGCCGAATGGGATATGCGATTGCAAAAGCCGCCCACGCTCGGGGAGCCGAAGTGACGGTCGTTTCAGGCGTCACGAGTGTCGCGGCCCCCGGAGGTGTGAAACTCATCGAGACAACAGCCGCAAAAGAGATGCATAGCGCCGTAATGGAACGCGCCGGCGACGCGACCATCTTTATTGCCGCGGCAGCAGTAGCCGACTACGCGTCCATTGACCCCTCTACTCAGAAGTTGAAGAAATCGGCAGACACGCTCGAGCTAAAACTGCAACGCACTCCCGACATTCTCCGGGAAGTAGCGCAGGCGCGACGCAACGGCCAATTGATCATTGGCTTCGCGGCGGAAACTGAAAATCTTCTCGAGAACGCCTGGGAAAAATTGGTCAGCAAAGACCTCGACGCGATCGTGGCCAATGACGTTTCAAAAGCCGGTGGTGGATTTGACTCGGCTGACAACGCCATCGCGATTTTGTTTCGCGACCGACCCGACACCGTCGAACTGCCGCTCATGCCGAAAGAAGAAGCAGCGCATCGCATTCTTGATGAAGTCGTGAAAATGAGGAACAACCAAAGCAACGCACGTACAGCTGCCGCACAAAAAGAATGA
- a CDS encoding uracil-DNA glycosylase has protein sequence MTSDQTKELSELLEQTREYIRYFGELGAETIDAEPATLNDSAPQSISSARVEEPGEIATELPAAAPSPAKSTLFTRTNPTPARVSAPTPDSLFGELPARPSLPPSTETLEDIWREIGDDCTRCALCSGRTQVVNTHGNPKARLMFVGEAPGADEDAQGKPFVGRAGQLLTKMIEAMGLKREEVIIGNVNRCRPPGNRQPTLEEAAICRPFLFREIAAVRPEVIVVMGNTALRNLLEVKAGISSVRGQFRDYQGIKVMPTFHPAYLLRDPSKKRETWDDLKKVMECLDSNSHKAANG, from the coding sequence ATGACGTCAGATCAAACGAAAGAGTTGAGCGAACTGTTGGAGCAGACGAGAGAATACATTCGCTACTTCGGCGAACTCGGCGCGGAAACGATAGATGCGGAACCGGCGACGCTGAACGATTCAGCGCCGCAGAGCATCTCTTCGGCAAGGGTCGAAGAGCCGGGGGAGATCGCTACAGAATTACCGGCTGCCGCTCCGTCGCCGGCAAAATCGACTCTGTTTACACGAACAAATCCAACTCCGGCCCGTGTCAGTGCTCCAACGCCAGACAGTCTATTCGGCGAACTCCCTGCGCGACCGTCGTTGCCACCCTCAACTGAAACTCTCGAAGACATCTGGCGCGAGATTGGCGACGATTGCACCCGATGCGCGCTGTGCTCAGGGCGCACGCAGGTCGTGAACACGCACGGCAATCCAAAAGCCCGTTTGATGTTCGTCGGCGAAGCTCCGGGCGCTGATGAAGACGCCCAGGGCAAGCCGTTTGTCGGCCGCGCCGGTCAGTTGCTGACAAAGATGATTGAAGCAATGGGTCTGAAGCGCGAAGAAGTGATCATCGGCAACGTCAACCGCTGCCGGCCGCCCGGCAACCGGCAGCCGACGTTGGAAGAAGCTGCGATTTGCCGCCCGTTCTTATTCCGCGAAATCGCCGCGGTTCGCCCTGAAGTCATCGTCGTGATGGGCAATACGGCGCTGCGAAATCTGCTTGAGGTAAAGGCCGGAATCAGCAGCGTGCGCGGTCAGTTCCGGGACTATCAAGGCATCAAGGTAATGCCAACTTTTCACCCTGCCTATCTCCTGCGCGACCCTTCCAAGAAGCGCGAGACGTGGGACGACCTGAAGAAAGTAATGGAATGTCTCGACAGTAATTCGCACAAAGCGGCGAATGGCTGA